In the genome of uncultured Methanobrevibacter sp., the window CAATTACATCCAAAATGCGTTCCAAGTCCTCATCATTGACAACGAGCTCTAGACGTGTTTTAGGAATTAAATCAATGCAGTAACTGGAACCTCTATAGGATTCCCTGATACCCATTTGCCTTCCTCTTCCTTTAACCTCTGAAACATTCATTCCTTCACATCCCGCGTCAATCAGTGCTTTTTTAACGCTTTCAAACTTTTCCTGACGAATAACTGCGATTATCCTTTTCATAAATATCACTCCACTTTAAGCAAATTCTACAATCTGTATCCTGATTCATTGTGTAAGTTTGCATCAAGCCCTTCAATTTCAGCTTTTTCGTCGACTCTAATGCCAATTGTCTTGTCAAGGATTTTTGCAAGAATTATGCTGATTACAAATGCATAAGCCGCTGTTGCAATAATACTGATGATTTGTATTGTAACTTGGCCAGGATTTCCGAATAATAACCCTGCTGCTCCATTGATTGCAGGTGAAGCAAAGATACCAGTAGCTATTGCTCCCCATGCACCAGAGAGACCGTGGACTCCGAATACATCCAATGTATCGTCGTAACCGAATTTTGCTTTTAAGTAGTAGATTCCGAAGTAAGATACAAATGCAGTAATAAAACCTATTATGATTGCTGCTGGAACATCTACAAATCCTGCTGCAGGAGTAATTGCTACAAGACCTGCAACACCACCGGTAATTGCACCTAACATAGTAGGTTTGCCGACTTTAACCATATCAATCAATACCCAAGTGATGAGTGCAGTAGCTGCAGCGATATTTGAAACTAAGATAGCTGAAGCTGCAAGACCGTTTGCTGCAAGAGCAGATCCACCATTGAATCCCATCCATCCAAACCATAGGAATCCTGCACCTAAAACTGAATATCCTAAGTTATGAGGTAGCAATGAAGGATTTTTCCTTTTTCCAAGTACAAGTGCTAATGCAAGAGCAGTTACCCCTGAGTTAATGTGTACAACTGTACCACCTGCAAAGTCTAATGCTCCCATTTGCATTAACCATCCTCCACCCCATACCCAGTGGGCAATAGGGATATATACTATAGTCACCCATGCAATGATGAATAACATCCAAGCAGAGGTTTTCATCCTTCCGACAATAGCACCGGAAATAAGTGCTGCAGTAAGTCCTGCAAAGGTTAACTGGAATACAATAAACAATATTGTAGGAATGGATCCAGTTAAATCATTAACACCAATGCCAGTCATAAAGAAATGTGCTGGCTCAGCAATTAAACCGCTAATGCTTACATCTCCAAAAGCAAATGGATATCCATAAGCAACCCATATTATACTTGCTATAGCAAAAGCTATAAAAGTTAAAAACATTGTATTTAAAACATTTTTCCTTTTTGTTAAACCACTATAAAAGAAAGCTACTCCAGGAATACTCATTAAAAGAACTAAAATGGTAGCTATGAGAATCCATGCAGTATCTCCTGTACTTAACATAACCATATTATCATTTACTCATAAATCAATTAATAATAAAAATTTAAGGAAATAAATAATTTTAAAATAATTTTTTTAATAAAGTAATTTAATAAAGAACTTTAATAAAGAACTTTAATAAAGAACCTTAATAAGAATTTCAGCTATTTTTTTGATTATAAACTAATTAAGAAATTTGATGTTTTAGACTAATTTTAGATTAAATTTAAGGATTATATTAATTTTAATTAGTTTTTAGTTTGAATAATAATCATGAACTCATTCGTTCCAAATGAAAATTATTTATTTCCTATCGGAAGACGGCTTCCGACTTCCGACATAATACTATATGTTTTTCAAGTATATAAATATTTCCCATAAAAAATAGATAAAGCAAAATAAGGAAAATAAACTAAATAAATGAAAGGATTAACAAGGATAAATGATTTTAATGCTTTAAGTTAAACGAATTAAGGAATAAAGGAAAAATAAGTAAATAAAAAATAATTTTACCATAATATATAAATACTAAATAATTGTAAAATTAGTAATGTGTATTAATTTAAAAATATGCTATTAAATTAACTATTATGTTTATGAATAATATTAAAATTTTGAAGAGGTGAGAATTTGAAAGTTGATCGAAAAGCTAAATTCTGCATATTTTTTGTTATTGCAATCCTTGCCTTGGGATTGAGTAATTTTGCAGCTGCATTTACAGGAGGTTTTGTCAGCACATCATTGCCTGGAATCAATGATACTGATAAAATGATTGCCTTGGATGACGATAATTTTTCTCCAGCAAGTATAAATGCGGTTTATGAACAAAAAAAAGTTGTAGAAGAAGTCAATGAAACAGATAATTCAACTGATTCAAATTCCACTATAGAAGATAATACTGATGATGGTTCCAATAGAAACAACAATCAAAACAGTGACTCAAATTCAAACAACAATGAAAATGGTGGAGGAGACAATTCACATTCAAAACCAAGTTCCGGTCAAACAGATACTGGTGATGATGAATAATCTCCATAAATCTTTTTTTATTAAATTTATTTACTTCTTTATTCTCTTTTTTAAACATTTAATGCAAAATTACTCGTTTATAGAGAATATAATGAAATATTTATAATCAAAAAATAAAATTTAAAACTTTAAAACTAATAAAAATAACTAATAAAAAATAACTAATAAAAAATAACTAATAAAAAATAACTAACAAAAAATAACTAATAAAAAATAACTAATAAAAAATAACTAATAAAAACTGTAAACAAAAGTTATGTATAAAGGTGAAACAATGAAAGAAAACAAAGAATTTGCTTTAAAGGTAAAAAGCATTAGAGAAAGACAACATATGAGCATTGAAGAGCTTGCAGAAAAAAGTGATGTGAAATTAGAAGTTCTTCAAGCTATGGAAAATGGTGAAATCATTCCTTCCCTCACTCCGCTTACTAAAATGGCAAAGGCACTTGGAGTTAGAGTTGGAACTTTCCTTGATGACACCCCACAGATTGGACCTGTTGTAGTAAGAGGCGGAAAACCAAACAATGTATTATACTTCTCCGGAAGAGAAGATGTGACAAATGCAAGTAACTTAGAATTCCACTCTTTAGGTGCAGGTAAAATCGACAGAAACATCGATCCATATATAATTGACATTACCTATGAAGAAGATTACAAATTATCTTCCCACGAAGGAGAAGAGTTCATTTATGTATTAGAAGGAGAAATTGAAGTGGAATATGGTAAAGATAAATTTACTGTAGCTGCAGGAGACAGCATATTCTATGATTCAGTTGTACCTCATCATTTACACTCCAGCGGTGACAAAGCTAAAATATTAGCTGTTTTATACACTCCTTATTAAATAAATTAGAATTTGAATAATCTAACCTTTATACGGAAAGCAAATTAAAAGAAAAAAATTAAAAACAAAATATAAAACAACTAATAATTATTGAAAATGGTGAAAATATGAGTGAACTATTTACTGAACTTCCTATTGGTAAATTCTTCGAAAATATGGTTGAAAAGCAACCAGACCACGAATTTATAATTTATCCTGATAGAAACCTTAGATTTACTTATAAAGAATTTGATGAAAGAGTAGACAATCTTGCAAAAGGAATGCTCTCAATTGGAATTAAACCTGGAGACAGAGTAGGTATTTGGGCTAAAAACGTGCCTGAATGGTTAACATTTATGTTTGCATGCGCTAAAATCGGTGCAGCCATTGTAACTGTAAACACCGCTTACCAATCACATGAACTTGAATATGTATTAGCTCAATCCGAAATGAAAGCTATTGGTATGACAGATGGATTTAGGGACACAAGTTACTTTGACATCATTCATGAGCTTGTGCCTGAAATGTTAACAAGTGCTAGAGGAAATTTAAACAGCGAAAAATTCCCTTATTTAAAATACATTATCCATGTAGGGCAAGAAAAGCACAGAGGAATGTTCAACACTAACGAATTGTTACTTCTTGGTATGAACTATGATGATGATGAGTATCAAAAGATCAAGGATGCAGTTACTCAAAACGATGTAATCAATATGCAATATACAAGCGGTACTGAAGGATTCCCTAAAGGTGTAATGCTTACAAGCCGTAACATCCTAAATGACGGTTACTACATTGGAGAGAACATGAATTACACTGAAAAGGACAAGCTTCTCTTGCAAGTACCTTTATTCCACTGCTTTGGAACTGTACTTGGTGTAATGGCTGTAATTACCCACGGTTCAACCATGGTCGTCCTTGAAGAGTATGACCCTCTTCTTGCTATCTCATCCATTCAAAAGGAAAAGTGCACTTCCATTTATGGAGTTCCTACAATGTTCATTGGTATGATGAACCATCCAATGTTTGAGATGTTTGACATGTCTTCACTTAGAACTGGTATCATGGCAGGTTCAACTTGCCCTGTTGAAACCATGAAGGATGCAATCAACAAAATGAACATGAAAGAGATTACCAGTGTATACGGCCTTACAGAAGCAGGACCTGGTTTTACTCAAACCAATGCAGCTGATTCATTTGAGAAAAAGATCAATACTGTAGGAAGGAAATTCCCTAATATTGAAGTTAAGATTGTAGATCCTGAAACCGGTGAGGAACTTGGACCTGGTGAAACTGGAGAAATCATGTGCAGAGGTTTCAATGTAATGAAAGGTTACTACAATATGCCTGAAAAAACCGCTGAAACCA includes:
- a CDS encoding ammonium transporter; the encoded protein is MVMLSTGDTAWILIATILVLLMSIPGVAFFYSGLTKRKNVLNTMFLTFIAFAIASIIWVAYGYPFAFGDVSISGLIAEPAHFFMTGIGVNDLTGSIPTILFIVFQLTFAGLTAALISGAIVGRMKTSAWMLFIIAWVTIVYIPIAHWVWGGGWLMQMGALDFAGGTVVHINSGVTALALALVLGKRKNPSLLPHNLGYSVLGAGFLWFGWMGFNGGSALAANGLAASAILVSNIAAATALITWVLIDMVKVGKPTMLGAITGGVAGLVAITPAAGFVDVPAAIIIGFITAFVSYFGIYYLKAKFGYDDTLDVFGVHGLSGAWGAIATGIFASPAINGAAGLLFGNPGQVTIQIISIIATAAYAFVISIILAKILDKTIGIRVDEKAEIEGLDANLHNESGYRL
- a CDS encoding helix-turn-helix domain-containing protein yields the protein MKENKEFALKVKSIRERQHMSIEELAEKSDVKLEVLQAMENGEIIPSLTPLTKMAKALGVRVGTFLDDTPQIGPVVVRGGKPNNVLYFSGREDVTNASNLEFHSLGAGKIDRNIDPYIIDITYEEDYKLSSHEGEEFIYVLEGEIEVEYGKDKFTVAAGDSIFYDSVVPHHLHSSGDKAKILAVLYTPY
- a CDS encoding AMP-binding protein; its protein translation is MSELFTELPIGKFFENMVEKQPDHEFIIYPDRNLRFTYKEFDERVDNLAKGMLSIGIKPGDRVGIWAKNVPEWLTFMFACAKIGAAIVTVNTAYQSHELEYVLAQSEMKAIGMTDGFRDTSYFDIIHELVPEMLTSARGNLNSEKFPYLKYIIHVGQEKHRGMFNTNELLLLGMNYDDDEYQKIKDAVTQNDVINMQYTSGTEGFPKGVMLTSRNILNDGYYIGENMNYTEKDKLLLQVPLFHCFGTVLGVMAVITHGSTMVVLEEYDPLLAISSIQKEKCTSIYGVPTMFIGMMNHPMFEMFDMSSLRTGIMAGSTCPVETMKDAINKMNMKEITSVYGLTEAGPGFTQTNAADSFEKKINTVGRKFPNIEVKIVDPETGEELGPGETGEIMCRGFNVMKGYYNMPEKTAETIEPDGWLHSGDLATVDEEGYYSIVGRIKDMIIRGGENIYPREIEEYLFTHECVQDVQVAGIPDEKYGEIVGAFIIKEPGYDDVTEADIRDFCIGSIARYKVPKYVFFVDEFPLTTSGKIQKYKLGEIGLRLLDERRERGEL
- a CDS encoding P-II family nitrogen regulator, with the protein product MKRIIAVIRQEKFESVKKALIDAGCEGMNVSEVKGRGRQMGIRESYRGSSYCIDLIPKTRLELVVNDEDLERILDVIVESARTGEVGDGKIFVSDVAEVIRIRTGERGSDAV